One part of the Bdellovibrio bacteriovorus genome encodes these proteins:
- a CDS encoding NADH-quinone oxidoreductase subunit A, producing MKYEPYECGIPGIEKKETKISVKYYLTAILFILFDIEIIFMYPWAISFREFIATGGGTFVFVSMMIFIAIFIFGLFWEVKSKALEWD from the coding sequence GTGAAGTACGAGCCTTACGAGTGCGGTATTCCTGGTATTGAGAAAAAGGAAACAAAGATTTCTGTTAAGTACTATCTGACAGCGATCCTGTTCATCCTTTTCGATATCGAGATTATCTTCATGTACCCTTGGGCGATTTCATTCCGTGAATTCATCGCGACAGGCGGAGGCACATTTGTCTTCGTTTCCATGATGATTTTCATCGCGATCTTCATCTTCGGGCTGTTCTGGGAAGTTAAATCTAAAGCTTTGGAATGGGACTAA
- a CDS encoding complex I subunit 1/NuoH family protein has translation MGKDIFEITVNGLKLVVIFLMMVQAVPILVWLERRGSAFIQDRLGPNRVGPLGLVQLLADAVKFLNKENFMPQTAKPFLYYAAPVFALIPGTIAFSAIPLSSPIQVGTFELFGSTWGPYTFLVQGYDIGVGIVFILGVSSLAAYTVLMAGWGSGNKYTLMGALRASAQTISYELALGLSIVGVIMLYGTFNLTEMTLAQQGPLAFSFLGHTITANWLPNWGIFYQPVGALLFFSAAFAESNRLPFDLAEGESELVGGFHTEYGGFKFNMFFIGEYGHMMIASGLMVLFFFGGYTIPYVSVAELNEWAAGVASTAGWASALVALIHFLVFNIKFGFFMWVFIWVRWTLPRFRYDQLMDLGWKTMLPWALANTIITAFVIYIASL, from the coding sequence ATGGGTAAAGATATTTTCGAGATAACCGTCAACGGTTTAAAACTGGTCGTCATCTTCCTGATGATGGTTCAAGCAGTGCCTATTTTGGTTTGGCTTGAGCGCCGTGGCTCCGCATTCATTCAGGATCGTCTGGGTCCGAACCGCGTGGGTCCGCTGGGTCTGGTGCAGCTTCTTGCCGATGCGGTGAAGTTCCTGAACAAGGAAAACTTCATGCCGCAAACTGCAAAGCCGTTCCTGTACTACGCAGCTCCGGTGTTTGCTTTGATTCCGGGTACAATCGCTTTCTCTGCGATCCCGCTTTCTTCTCCGATTCAGGTTGGAACATTCGAACTGTTCGGCTCCACTTGGGGTCCTTACACTTTCCTGGTTCAGGGTTATGATATCGGCGTGGGCATCGTCTTCATCCTGGGTGTCAGCTCTTTGGCTGCTTACACGGTTTTGATGGCGGGCTGGGGTTCCGGCAACAAGTACACTTTGATGGGTGCGCTTCGTGCTTCCGCTCAAACGATCTCTTACGAACTGGCTTTGGGTCTTTCCATCGTGGGTGTGATCATGCTTTATGGCACGTTCAACCTGACTGAAATGACTTTGGCGCAGCAGGGTCCTTTGGCGTTCTCTTTCCTGGGTCACACGATCACCGCAAACTGGTTGCCGAACTGGGGTATCTTCTATCAACCGGTGGGCGCTTTGTTGTTCTTCTCGGCTGCGTTTGCAGAATCCAACCGTCTGCCATTTGACTTGGCGGAGGGTGAGTCCGAGCTGGTCGGTGGTTTCCACACTGAGTACGGCGGTTTCAAATTCAACATGTTCTTCATCGGGGAATACGGTCACATGATGATCGCTTCCGGTCTGATGGTTCTGTTCTTCTTCGGTGGTTACACGATTCCTTACGTTTCTGTGGCTGAACTGAATGAATGGGCGGCAGGTGTTGCTTCCACAGCCGGCTGGGCAAGTGCCCTGGTTGCGCTGATCCACTTCCTGGTGTTCAACATCAAGTTTGGATTCTTCATGTGGGTCTTCATCTGGGTTCGTTGGACTTTGCCTCGTTTCCGTTACGATCAGTTGATGGATCTGGGCTGGAAGACGATGCTTCCTTGGGCTTTGGCAAACACCATTATCACAGCCTTTGTGATCTACATCGCATCTTTGTAA
- a CDS encoding NADH-quinone oxidoreductase subunit J — translation MTADAFLFWFLAFVTLASGLGVILMSNPIYSALCLAMTMVGISALFVTLNAFFIAGVQLIVYAGAVMVLFTMVIMLFDLKKDIQAFTRGKFTGVVKIASVGLFAGLVVGAIAMSVNLMGEKTTDNPVLVGTGMETTKALGHILFTKYIFGFEALGVLLLVIAVGAVALARSKGGTHEH, via the coding sequence ATGACAGCAGATGCATTTCTTTTCTGGTTTCTAGCGTTTGTCACCCTGGCCTCCGGCCTTGGTGTCATTTTGATGTCCAATCCGATTTACTCCGCTTTGTGCCTGGCAATGACCATGGTGGGTATCTCTGCCTTGTTCGTTACTTTGAACGCCTTCTTCATTGCGGGTGTTCAATTGATCGTTTATGCCGGCGCGGTCATGGTTTTGTTCACCATGGTGATCATGCTCTTCGACTTGAAAAAAGACATTCAGGCCTTCACCCGCGGCAAGTTCACGGGTGTGGTTAAAATCGCCTCGGTCGGTCTGTTTGCAGGCCTGGTAGTCGGTGCGATCGCAATGTCCGTGAATCTGATGGGTGAAAAAACCACAGACAATCCGGTGCTTGTGGGTACAGGCATGGAAACCACCAAAGCTTTGGGGCACATCCTGTTCACCAAATACATCTTCGGATTTGAGGCTTTGGGCGTTCTTCTTCTGGTAATTGCAGTGGGTGCCGTTGCTTTGGCACGCAGTAAAGGTGGAACACATGAACACTGA
- the nuoK gene encoding NADH-quinone oxidoreductase subunit NuoK, protein MNTEFINNIGLTHYLVLAALLFVMGMAGVLLRRNVIVLLMSIELMLNSVNLTFVAFSKYLGLLDGHIMVFFVMTIAAAEAAVGLALAVSIFKRFNEVNIRFFEHLKG, encoded by the coding sequence ATGAACACTGAGTTCATCAATAATATCGGCCTGACTCATTACTTGGTTCTGGCTGCACTTTTGTTTGTTATGGGTATGGCGGGCGTTCTTCTTCGCCGTAACGTGATCGTTCTTTTGATGTCCATCGAGTTGATGCTGAACTCTGTGAATCTGACTTTCGTGGCTTTCAGTAAATATCTGGGCCTGCTGGACGGTCACATCATGGTGTTCTTCGTTATGACTATCGCAGCTGCGGAAGCGGCGGTGGGTCTGGCGCTGGCAGTATCCATCTTTAAACGATTCAACGAAGTGAACATCCGCTTCTTTGAGCACTTGAAAGGATAG
- the nuoL gene encoding NADH-quinone oxidoreductase subunit L, with product MAVLILAPFVGFLINGARYKKHSGNVAGSIATVAVAISFVSAILLVVDLVSMPAEARRIAVSFFEWMAIDKFKVNAGFVVDQISAIMILVITGVGTLIHLFSIGYMHHDKGVAKYFAYLNLFIFNMLLLVLGDSLLVMFVGWEGVGLCSYLLIGFWFTDKEKAAAGMKAFITNRIGDAAFLLGMFVLFITFGTLNFSELNALAPTVAESSWLGALTLGTLFLFIGATGKSAQIPLYVWLPDAMAGPTPVSALIHAATMVTAGVYMIVRLNPLFIMAPNTMMVIAIIGAATAVFAATIGITQNDIKKVLAYSTVSQLGYMFLAAGVGAFGAAMFHLMTHAFFKALMFLGSGSVIHGMHEEQDIRKMGGLKKYMPITHITFLMGWLAIIGTPLFSGFFSKDEILAYAFHSPMGSPILWAAGVVGATLTAFYMTRLMALTFWGKSRVSADVHPHESSAIMTIPLIILAILSVFAGWIGVPHVIGEHLGHMPNFWEHWLHPMISPIPGWTAIDHTTEWVLMGCSVGLATVSAIVAYQFYVKSPETPKKIAESIKPVYNTVYNKYFVDEAYFGFIINPLVSLSKNTWYYIDVNFIDKMTFWAGDLVRGMGSFARSVQTGNMQQYAMYIGIGVVVALSFVIMR from the coding sequence ATGGCAGTCCTGATTCTGGCTCCTTTCGTTGGTTTCCTGATCAACGGTGCCAGATATAAAAAACACTCTGGAAACGTGGCGGGTTCCATCGCAACGGTTGCGGTGGCGATCTCCTTTGTCTCCGCAATCTTGCTGGTTGTGGACCTGGTTTCCATGCCGGCTGAAGCCCGCCGTATCGCGGTGAGCTTCTTTGAATGGATGGCGATTGATAAGTTCAAGGTCAACGCCGGTTTCGTCGTCGATCAAATCAGCGCCATCATGATCCTGGTGATCACGGGTGTTGGTACTTTGATCCACTTGTTCTCTATTGGTTACATGCACCACGATAAAGGGGTGGCGAAATACTTCGCTTACCTGAATCTGTTCATCTTCAACATGTTGTTGCTTGTTCTGGGCGACAGTTTGCTGGTGATGTTCGTGGGCTGGGAAGGCGTGGGCCTTTGTTCTTACCTGTTGATCGGTTTCTGGTTCACAGACAAAGAAAAAGCAGCGGCGGGCATGAAAGCCTTCATCACCAACCGTATCGGTGACGCGGCCTTCTTGCTGGGTATGTTCGTTTTGTTCATCACCTTTGGCACTTTGAACTTCTCTGAACTGAATGCCTTGGCGCCAACCGTGGCTGAGTCCTCCTGGTTGGGGGCTTTGACTCTGGGCACGTTGTTCCTGTTCATCGGGGCGACTGGTAAATCCGCACAGATTCCTTTGTACGTTTGGCTTCCAGACGCGATGGCCGGTCCAACACCGGTTTCCGCCCTGATCCACGCGGCGACGATGGTGACTGCGGGTGTGTACATGATCGTGCGTCTGAATCCACTGTTTATCATGGCTCCTAACACGATGATGGTGATTGCGATCATCGGTGCGGCGACCGCGGTGTTTGCAGCGACTATCGGTATCACTCAAAACGACATCAAAAAAGTTCTGGCTTACTCTACGGTGTCTCAATTGGGCTACATGTTCCTGGCAGCCGGTGTGGGTGCGTTCGGGGCAGCGATGTTCCACTTGATGACTCACGCATTCTTTAAAGCCCTGATGTTCCTGGGTTCTGGTTCTGTGATTCACGGAATGCACGAAGAACAGGACATCCGCAAAATGGGTGGTCTGAAAAAGTACATGCCAATCACGCACATCACATTCCTGATGGGCTGGCTGGCGATCATCGGAACTCCGCTGTTCTCGGGTTTCTTCTCTAAGGATGAAATCCTGGCTTACGCGTTCCACTCTCCAATGGGTTCTCCAATCCTTTGGGCGGCGGGTGTTGTGGGTGCGACTTTGACGGCGTTCTACATGACTCGTTTGATGGCCCTGACCTTCTGGGGTAAAAGCCGTGTTTCTGCTGATGTTCATCCGCACGAATCTTCCGCGATCATGACGATTCCACTGATCATCCTGGCGATCCTTTCTGTGTTCGCGGGCTGGATCGGGGTTCCTCATGTTATCGGTGAGCACCTGGGTCACATGCCGAACTTCTGGGAGCACTGGTTGCACCCGATGATTTCTCCGATCCCGGGCTGGACTGCGATTGATCACACGACGGAATGGGTTCTGATGGGCTGTTCTGTGGGTCTGGCGACTGTTTCTGCGATCGTGGCTTACCAGTTCTATGTGAAGTCTCCAGAGACTCCGAAGAAGATCGCGGAAAGCATCAAGCCGGTTTACAACACGGTTTACAACAAGTACTTCGTGGATGAAGCCTACTTTGGTTTCATCATCAATCCGCTGGTTTCTTTGAGCAAAAACACCTGGTACTACATCGACGTGAATTTCATCGACAAGATGACGTTCTGGGCTGGTGATCTTGTGCGTGGCATGGGTTCCTTCGCCCGCTCGGTTCAGACCGGAAATATGCAACAATACGCGATGTACATCGGTATCGGCGTGGTTGTGGCCCTTTCATTTGTGATCATGAGGTAA
- a CDS encoding complex I subunit 4 family protein yields the protein MILSSIVFLPLLFALLVAIWPKANTVRHLALGLSVIEFIVSLSLFKSFDASATGLQMVEKFMWIERFGIQYFMGIDGISLWLVLLTTFLTPIIILASWTSITERVKGFHVCLFILQTAMLGTFLAMDAVFFYVFWELSLVPMYFMVGIWGGARRIYATVKFFIYTMAGSVLMLVAIIYMMYLTQEATGQMSASLLDFYQLQIPFVGGTFFSLQTLLFFAFALAFAIKVPAFPVHTWLPDAHVEAPTPGSVILAGVMLKMGTYGFMRWVIPLFPEASEYWAWLFMLIGTVGIIYGALVAMVQPDVKKLVAYSSVSHMGYILLGLFAFNAYGMGGGLYQMLNHGISTGALFILIGMIYERTHSREISKYGGLAGVLPIFTIFFFIITLSSIAVPMTNGFVGEFFILLGTYQAHPVFAYFAVSGVVLGAVYMLWMFKRVFFGEQGELVKDEHHPLHDLNAREITVLVPLVIMVFWMGLFPNHFLNFSKASIDHLVNNRSNYNLTIVQPGASEVTHAQGGN from the coding sequence ATGATCCTGAGTAGCATTGTTTTCCTACCTCTTCTATTCGCGCTGTTAGTTGCGATCTGGCCTAAGGCGAACACCGTTCGCCATCTGGCTTTGGGTCTTTCCGTGATTGAATTCATCGTGAGCCTTTCCCTGTTCAAAAGCTTCGACGCTTCCGCGACGGGCTTGCAGATGGTGGAAAAGTTCATGTGGATTGAGCGCTTCGGCATCCAGTATTTCATGGGTATCGACGGGATCTCTTTGTGGCTGGTTCTGCTGACCACGTTCCTGACTCCGATTATTATCCTGGCTAGCTGGACATCCATCACTGAACGAGTCAAAGGCTTCCACGTTTGTCTGTTCATCCTGCAAACGGCGATGCTGGGCACCTTCCTGGCAATGGATGCCGTGTTCTTCTATGTGTTCTGGGAGCTTTCTCTGGTTCCGATGTACTTCATGGTCGGTATCTGGGGTGGTGCTCGCCGTATCTACGCAACCGTGAAATTCTTCATCTACACGATGGCGGGTTCAGTGCTGATGCTGGTGGCGATCATCTATATGATGTACCTGACCCAGGAAGCGACTGGCCAGATGAGTGCAAGTTTGCTTGATTTCTATCAGTTGCAAATCCCGTTTGTGGGCGGCACGTTCTTCAGTTTACAAACGTTGTTGTTCTTTGCCTTTGCATTGGCTTTCGCGATCAAGGTTCCGGCGTTCCCGGTTCATACTTGGTTGCCGGATGCCCACGTTGAAGCTCCGACTCCGGGTTCTGTGATCCTGGCGGGTGTGATGCTGAAAATGGGTACTTACGGTTTCATGCGCTGGGTGATTCCTTTGTTCCCAGAGGCTTCTGAATACTGGGCTTGGTTGTTCATGCTGATCGGTACTGTGGGCATCATCTATGGTGCTTTGGTGGCGATGGTTCAGCCGGACGTCAAAAAACTAGTGGCGTACTCTTCCGTATCCCACATGGGTTACATCCTTCTGGGCCTGTTCGCGTTTAACGCCTACGGCATGGGTGGTGGTCTGTATCAGATGCTGAACCACGGTATCTCTACCGGCGCGCTGTTCATCCTGATTGGTATGATCTACGAAAGAACGCATTCTCGTGAAATCTCCAAATACGGCGGTTTGGCGGGTGTGTTGCCAATCTTCACGATCTTCTTCTTTATCATCACTTTGTCCTCGATCGCGGTTCCAATGACCAACGGTTTCGTGGGCGAGTTCTTCATCCTTCTGGGCACTTACCAGGCTCACCCGGTCTTTGCGTACTTCGCGGTTTCCGGTGTGGTTCTGGGTGCAGTGTACATGTTGTGGATGTTTAAACGTGTGTTCTTCGGTGAACAGGGCGAGCTGGTTAAAGACGAGCATCATCCGCTTCATGACCTGAACGCGCGTGAAATCACAGTTCTGGTTCCATTGGTGATCATGGTGTTCTGGATGGGTCTGTTCCCGAATCATTTCCTGAACTTCTCTAAAGCCAGCATCGATCATCTGGTGAACAACAGAAGCAATTATAATCTGACGATTGTTCAGCCGGGCGCCTCTGAAGTTACGCACGCGCAAGGAGGTAACTAA
- a CDS encoding NADH-quinone oxidoreductase subunit N, with product MNINIGLSDVLLISPMIALFLASLLPITMKVLRGNREQHALITLGQALTGIVAAVVLLVVFGGSDKTAFNNGLIFDGVTQWMGIIALAGAGAAMVMMYENPATTGKQFSELIFLAMSSAVGMLILVSAVDLLMVFIGLEMMSLALYLMIAMSHEEKLSKEAALKYFILGSFASALFLYGVAFIFGSTGGTNILSFMDNAAELVQTSRLFLFGVTFVILGFCFKVSIAPFHAWTPDVYQGAPTPHTAFMATAVKTVSFAAFLRIIATKSLTGSDQLFDILQWMAVITMIVGNAAAIMQNNFKRMIAYSSVAHSGYLMVGLITAGVSDNGAFGASGVIFYLLAYGLMTIGAFAIAAMLEKSENHIVNIDDLAGFAKQRPMLALCLTVFLLSLAGIPPTLGFFGKFYMFNAAIGEGLLWLAIWGMLNSVIGVYYYLRPIVVMYMKEGNAEIAGHSLNATTVTAVVMALAIVLMGFVSGPIFSAVEKSLL from the coding sequence ATGAATATCAATATCGGTCTTAGCGACGTGCTTTTGATCTCTCCGATGATCGCGTTGTTCCTGGCAAGTCTTCTGCCAATCACGATGAAAGTTCTTCGTGGCAACCGCGAACAACACGCCCTGATCACTTTGGGTCAGGCTTTGACGGGTATCGTGGCAGCGGTTGTGTTGCTGGTGGTCTTTGGTGGCTCTGACAAAACTGCTTTCAACAACGGTCTGATCTTTGACGGTGTCACTCAGTGGATGGGTATCATTGCCCTGGCTGGTGCGGGTGCCGCGATGGTTATGATGTATGAAAATCCGGCGACTACGGGCAAGCAGTTCTCTGAACTGATCTTCCTGGCGATGAGCAGTGCGGTGGGGATGTTGATCCTGGTTTCCGCAGTGGACCTGCTGATGGTCTTCATCGGTCTGGAAATGATGTCTTTGGCACTGTACCTGATGATCGCCATGAGCCACGAGGAAAAACTTTCCAAAGAAGCGGCCTTGAAATACTTCATCCTGGGTTCTTTTGCTTCGGCATTGTTCCTTTACGGTGTGGCTTTCATCTTCGGTTCTACCGGTGGCACAAACATCCTGAGCTTCATGGACAACGCTGCTGAACTTGTTCAGACCAGCCGTTTGTTCCTGTTTGGTGTAACTTTCGTGATCCTGGGCTTCTGCTTCAAGGTTTCGATTGCTCCATTCCACGCTTGGACTCCGGACGTTTACCAGGGGGCTCCGACTCCGCACACGGCCTTCATGGCCACAGCGGTGAAAACAGTGTCCTTCGCAGCGTTCTTGAGAATCATCGCAACCAAGTCTTTGACGGGTTCTGATCAGTTGTTCGACATCCTTCAGTGGATGGCTGTTATCACCATGATCGTGGGTAATGCCGCGGCTATCATGCAGAACAACTTCAAACGCATGATTGCTTACTCTTCCGTGGCTCACTCTGGTTACCTGATGGTGGGTCTGATCACGGCGGGTGTCAGCGACAACGGTGCGTTTGGTGCTTCGGGCGTGATCTTCTATCTGCTGGCTTACGGTTTGATGACGATCGGTGCGTTTGCGATTGCGGCGATGCTGGAAAAATCTGAAAACCATATCGTGAACATCGATGATCTGGCTGGTTTTGCAAAACAACGTCCGATGCTGGCTTTGTGTTTGACGGTGTTCCTGCTTTCTTTGGCAGGTATTCCGCCAACACTGGGCTTCTTCGGTAAGTTCTACATGTTCAACGCAGCTATCGGTGAAGGCCTTCTGTGGCTGGCAATCTGGGGTATGTTGAACTCTGTGATCGGTGTTTACTACTACCTGCGCCCGATCGTTGTGATGTACATGAAAGAAGGAAACGCGGAAATCGCGGGTCACTCTTTGAATGCAACCACAGTGACGGCGGTGGTTATGGCTCTTGCCATTGTTTTGATGGGCTTTGTATCTGGTCCCATCTTCTCGGCTGTCGAAAAAAGTCTGTTGTAG
- a CDS encoding AAA family ATPase, producing the protein MNTKFHDLISEASKVVLDKNVEIRLAMTCLLAGGHLLIEDLPGVGKTTLVQVLGKLTGLKTRRIQFTIDLLPADAIGGQVFHPQEQKFVFHPGPLFSQMVMADELNRASPRTQSALLQAMEEGEVSVDGTTWPLPKPFYVIATQNPHQQTGTFPLPESQLDRFLMSLELHHASKETEVRLLQGEDPRVRLQKISSLFTDGEIEAALASVQSVTVSPVVAGYIAEILERSRRAGFEGAPLSTRAGMALVRAAKAWAFLEGRDYVRPDDVQQVLVPVLGHRLGGNHGIKRGREWAHALQKATPVPV; encoded by the coding sequence ATGAACACCAAGTTTCACGATCTGATTTCTGAAGCCTCGAAAGTTGTCCTGGATAAGAATGTGGAAATCCGTCTGGCCATGACGTGCCTGCTGGCCGGGGGACATTTGTTGATCGAGGATCTTCCGGGCGTGGGTAAAACCACGCTGGTGCAAGTGCTGGGAAAACTGACCGGCTTAAAAACCCGCCGTATTCAGTTCACAATTGATCTTTTGCCCGCAGATGCCATCGGTGGTCAGGTGTTTCATCCGCAAGAACAAAAGTTTGTGTTTCATCCGGGTCCTTTGTTTTCCCAGATGGTGATGGCTGATGAACTCAATCGCGCGAGCCCTCGCACTCAAAGTGCGCTGTTGCAGGCGATGGAGGAAGGTGAAGTGTCCGTGGACGGAACCACCTGGCCTTTGCCAAAACCTTTCTATGTGATCGCGACCCAGAATCCGCATCAACAAACCGGAACCTTCCCGCTGCCGGAAAGCCAACTGGATCGTTTTTTGATGAGCCTGGAACTTCACCACGCTTCGAAAGAAACTGAAGTGCGTCTGCTGCAAGGGGAAGATCCGCGCGTAAGACTGCAGAAGATTTCTTCCCTCTTTACTGACGGCGAAATTGAGGCGGCGTTGGCGTCTGTGCAATCCGTGACCGTGTCGCCGGTGGTGGCCGGATACATTGCGGAGATCTTAGAGCGTTCCCGCCGTGCGGGATTTGAAGGGGCGCCACTTTCCACTCGCGCTGGCATGGCGCTGGTGCGGGCGGCGAAAGCGTGGGCGTTCTTAGAGGGACGAGATTATGTTCGTCCCGATGATGTGCAACAGGTTCTGGTTCCGGTACTGGGACACCGACTGGGAGGAAATCATGGCATCAAACGAGGTCGTGAGTGGGCCCATGCCCTTCAAAAAGCGACTCCAGTCCCTGTTTAA
- a CDS encoding DUF58 domain-containing protein encodes MPSRFGMAFGAMALTLFFLAVGYANNLIYIFVFFLISVAFTGILLTNKNMDVVQVEGLENEELFSGEEGLLRISLENPSVTPAWDVEAVLGKDKNTLRKTSIKPLSHGDLQIPYRPGKRGWVKLPRITLQSTYPFGLLRAWKYMTSQDSVLVYPARLGEKQFPTDAVAGEGQQATGLFRDHRGFQSADSLSRIDWRASARRQDLLVKNYEEPEKPALHFKWEQTESLSDLEMRISQLCLWVDEAERQGFQYSLSVGSQEIKQNKGPHHREACLTVLALLQPEALS; translated from the coding sequence ATGCCCTCCAGATTTGGAATGGCATTCGGGGCGATGGCCCTGACGCTGTTCTTTTTGGCCGTGGGGTATGCGAACAATCTGATTTATATCTTCGTGTTCTTTCTGATCTCGGTCGCCTTCACCGGGATTCTTTTGACCAATAAAAACATGGACGTCGTGCAAGTTGAGGGACTTGAGAACGAAGAGCTTTTTTCCGGCGAAGAAGGATTGCTGCGAATTTCCCTGGAAAACCCTTCCGTGACTCCGGCCTGGGATGTGGAAGCGGTGTTGGGTAAAGATAAAAACACCCTCCGTAAAACGTCAATCAAGCCGCTGTCCCATGGGGATTTGCAGATTCCCTATCGTCCCGGCAAACGAGGCTGGGTGAAACTTCCGCGCATCACTTTGCAAAGCACATATCCCTTTGGACTTTTGCGGGCGTGGAAATACATGACCTCTCAGGATTCCGTGTTGGTGTATCCGGCGCGTTTGGGTGAAAAACAATTCCCCACCGATGCGGTGGCCGGAGAAGGGCAGCAGGCCACGGGTTTATTTCGTGATCATCGCGGTTTTCAAAGTGCGGATTCGCTCAGTCGTATCGACTGGCGAGCCAGCGCGCGCCGGCAGGATCTGCTGGTGAAAAACTATGAAGAACCGGAAAAACCTGCTTTGCATTTTAAGTGGGAGCAGACGGAAAGCCTTTCAGATCTTGAAATGCGCATCAGTCAGTTGTGCCTGTGGGTGGATGAAGCCGAAAGGCAGGGCTTTCAATATTCACTGAGTGTCGGATCACAAGAGATCAAACAGAACAAAGGCCCGCACCACCGCGAAGCATGTCTGACGGTGCTGGCGTTACTTCAGCCGGAGGCGCTGTCATGA